A region from the Anoplolepis gracilipes chromosome 2, ASM4749672v1, whole genome shotgun sequence genome encodes:
- the Cct5 gene encoding T-complex protein 1 subunit epsilon, with translation MTAIPGTVAFDEFGRPFIILRNQERQQRLTGHDAIKSHILAGRHVSSILRTSLGPKGLDKLMVSSDGDVTVTNDGATILKNMDVDHEIAKLMVQLSKSQDDEIGDGTTGVVVLAGALLEQAEQLLDKGIHPIRIADGFELAARCATEHLKIITDDFKGTPENLEPYIDIAMTSLGSKIINKHHRQMAEIAVQAVLAVMDPVSRDVNFELIKIEGKVGGKLEDTVLVRGVVVDKDFSHPQMPKRLENVKLAILTCPFEPPKPKTKHKLDVTSVDDYRALRDYEREKFTEMVKQVKDAGATLAICQWGFDDEANHLLLQNNLPAIRWVGGPEIELIAIATGGRIVPRFEELTPEKLGHAGVVRELTFGTTKDRMLVIEECKNSRAVTIFIRGGNKMIIEEAKRSIHDALCTVRNVVKDNKVLYGGGAAEISCALACAQQADKISTLEQYAFRAFSEALESVPMALAENAGLSPVDTIAEIKARQLAEQNPALGIDCLNKGTANMKRQNVIETLTSKTQQILLATQLVKMILKIDDIRSPSDFGES, from the exons ATGACGGCGATACCCGGAACGGTGGCGTTCGACGAATTTGGCCGGccttttatcattttacgaAACCAAGAGAGGCAGCAACGGCTCACCGGTCACGATGCGATCAAG TCGCATATTTTGGCAGGACGTCATGTGTCTAGTATTCTTAGAACATCCTTGGGACCTAAGGGACTGGATAAATTAATGGTGAGCTCTGATGGAGATGTCACTGTTACTAACGATGGTGCTACAATCCTGAAGAACATGGATGTAGATCACGAGATTGCCAAGCTTATGGTTCAACTATCAAAATCTCAAGATGATGAAATTGGGGATGGCACTACCGGAGTAGTTGTTTTAGCTGGTGCACTTCTGGAACAAGCCGAACAACTATTAGATAAGGGAATTCATCCAATTAGAATAGCTGATGGTTTTGAATTAGCAGCAAGATGCGCTACTGAACATCTCAAGATAATAACAGATGACTTTAAAGGAACTCCAGAAAATTTGGAGCCTTATATCGACATTGCTATGACTTCACTTGGTTCaaagat CATTAACAAGCATCATAGACAGATGGCAGAAATTGCAGTACAAGCTGTATTGGCAGTTATGGATCCTGTTAGTCGCGATGTTAATTTCGAGCTAATCAAGATAGAAGGAAAGGTTGGTGGTAAATTGGAAGATACTGTCTTGGTACGTGGTGTCGTTGTTGACAAGGACTTCAGCCATCCACAGATGCCAAAG AGATTAGAAAACGTCAAACTAGCCATCCTAACGTGTCCTTTCGAGCCGCCAAAACCCAAAACAAAGCATAAGTTGGACGTCACATCAGTTGATGACTACAGAGCCTTGCGCGATTACGAACGTGAAAAATTCACGGAAATGGTGAAGCAGGTCAAAGATGCTGGTGCGACGCTGGCTATTTGTCAATGGGGTTTCGACGATGAAGCCAATCATCTTCTGTTACAAAACAATTTGCCTGCGATTAGATGGGTCGGCGGCCCAGAAATCGAA ctaATCGCTATTGCAACTGGTGGGCGTATTGTACCTCGTTTCGAAGAATTGACACCAGAGAAACTTGGTCACGCCGGGGTGGTCAGGGAATTAACGTTCGGGACGACAAAGGATCGAATGTTGGTCATTGAGGAATGCAAGAACTCTCGTGCCGTGACAATCTTTATCCGTGGCGGCAACAAAATG ATTATTGAAGAGGCGAAGCGGTCGATACACGATGCATTGTGTACCGTACGCAACGTAGTCAAGGACAACAAGGTCTTGTACGGTGGAGGCGCAGCGGAAATATCTTGCGCGTTGGCATGCGCGCAGCAAGCTGATAAAATCAGCACCTTGGAACAGTATGCCTTCCGTGCCTTTTCTGAGGCTCTGGAGAGTGTTCCCATGGCTCTCGCAGAAAATGCTGGTCTTTCTCCAGTGGATACCATAGCGGAGATTAAAGCGCGTCAATTAGCTGAGCAAAATCCTGCTCTTGGTATCGATTGTTTAAATAAAGGAACTGCGA ATATGAAAAGACAGAATGTCATCGAAACTCTGACGAGCAAGACACAACAGATTCTGTTGGCTACGCAGCTAGTTAAGATGATCCTGAAAATTGATGATATACGTTCACCTAGTGATTTTGGCGAATCTTAA